The Pyrococcus horikoshii OT3 genome includes a window with the following:
- a CDS encoding elongation factor EF-2, protein MGRREEMIAKIKELMLQPERIRNIGIAAHIDHGKTTLSDNLLAGAGMISEELAGKQLVLDFDEQEQARGITINAANVSMVHNYEGKDYLINLIDTPGHVDFGGDVTRAMRAIDGVIIVVDAVEGVMPQTETVVRQALREYVKPVLFINKVDRLIRELKLTPQQMMERFSKIIMDVNRLIQRYAPEEYKKKWMVKVEDGSVAFGSAYYNWALSVPFMKRTGVKFNEIIDLTLKGDNRTLRQKAPLHVVVLDMVVRHLPSPIEAQKYRIPHLWEGDISSDIGQAMLNCDPKGKMVMVVTKIIIDKHAGEVATGRVWSGTVKSGQEVYLINTKRKARIQQVGIYMGPERINMEAVPAGNIVAVTGLRDAMAGETVAEEQIEPFEALHYVSEPVVTVAIEAKNVKDLPRLIEALRQLAKEDPTLHVKIDEETGQHLLSGMGELHLEVKLYKLKKDWGIDIEVSEPIVVYRESITKSSPMVEGKSPNRHNRFYIVVEPMPDEIYNAIKEGIIPEGRVKNPKEVAKKLAELGMDYEIARGIVDIYNGNMFIDNTKGVQYLNEVMDLLIDGFHQAMDEGPLAREPVMKVIVRLLDAQVHEDNVHRGPAQIYPAIRTAIHCAMMKSNPVLYEPYQKVIINIPYEYMGAVSREITQRRGQLVDMKQEGEVMTIIAEAPVAEMFGFAGSIRSATSGRALWSTEHAGFKRVPNELAQQIIRQIRQRKGLDPNPPTEKDVCPLF, encoded by the coding sequence ATGGGTAGGAGAGAGGAGATGATTGCAAAGATTAAGGAACTCATGCTTCAACCTGAAAGGATTAGAAATATCGGAATTGCCGCTCACATTGACCACGGTAAAACAACGTTAAGTGACAACTTGCTTGCAGGAGCTGGAATGATAAGTGAAGAGCTAGCAGGAAAGCAACTTGTCCTAGACTTCGACGAACAGGAACAAGCCAGAGGAATAACCATTAACGCGGCAAACGTTTCAATGGTTCACAACTACGAAGGAAAGGATTACCTAATTAACCTCATCGATACCCCAGGACACGTTGACTTTGGTGGAGACGTTACAAGGGCCATGAGGGCAATTGATGGTGTCATAATCGTCGTTGATGCAGTGGAAGGAGTCATGCCACAGACCGAAACAGTAGTAAGACAGGCATTAAGGGAATACGTTAAGCCAGTCCTCTTCATAAATAAGGTTGACAGGCTTATTAGAGAGCTGAAGCTAACTCCCCAGCAGATGATGGAAAGATTCTCCAAGATAATAATGGACGTCAACAGGTTAATTCAGAGGTACGCTCCGGAAGAGTACAAGAAGAAGTGGATGGTTAAGGTTGAAGACGGTAGCGTTGCATTCGGTTCAGCTTACTATAACTGGGCCCTCAGCGTTCCCTTCATGAAAAGAACTGGAGTTAAGTTCAACGAGATCATTGACTTGACTCTCAAAGGAGACAACAGAACTCTCAGGCAGAAAGCACCACTCCACGTTGTAGTACTTGACATGGTCGTTAGGCACCTACCAAGCCCAATTGAAGCCCAGAAGTACAGGATCCCACACCTGTGGGAGGGAGACATAAGCAGTGACATAGGGCAGGCCATGCTTAACTGTGATCCTAAGGGTAAGATGGTCATGGTGGTTACCAAGATAATCATTGACAAGCATGCGGGTGAAGTTGCAACGGGAAGGGTCTGGAGTGGAACGGTAAAGAGCGGCCAGGAGGTTTACCTAATCAACACTAAGAGGAAGGCTAGAATACAGCAGGTAGGTATTTACATGGGTCCAGAGAGGATAAATATGGAAGCAGTTCCAGCTGGAAACATTGTTGCAGTTACTGGACTTAGGGATGCAATGGCCGGAGAAACGGTTGCAGAGGAACAGATCGAACCATTTGAAGCCCTTCACTATGTTAGCGAACCCGTAGTTACCGTAGCTATAGAAGCTAAGAACGTAAAGGATCTACCAAGGCTTATTGAGGCATTGAGGCAGCTAGCTAAAGAAGATCCAACCCTCCACGTTAAGATAGATGAGGAAACTGGTCAGCACTTACTCAGTGGTATGGGTGAGCTTCACCTTGAAGTTAAGCTCTACAAGCTCAAGAAGGATTGGGGCATTGACATAGAGGTTTCAGAGCCTATAGTAGTTTACAGGGAGAGCATAACTAAATCAAGTCCAATGGTTGAAGGAAAATCACCCAACAGGCACAACAGGTTCTACATAGTCGTAGAGCCAATGCCCGATGAGATATACAATGCAATCAAGGAAGGAATAATACCAGAGGGAAGGGTTAAGAATCCGAAAGAAGTCGCTAAGAAGCTAGCTGAGCTTGGAATGGACTACGAGATCGCTAGAGGTATCGTGGATATCTACAATGGAAACATGTTCATCGACAACACGAAGGGTGTCCAGTACCTTAATGAGGTTATGGATCTCCTCATCGATGGATTCCACCAGGCTATGGATGAAGGCCCCCTCGCTAGGGAACCGGTAATGAAGGTTATAGTCAGGTTACTAGATGCACAGGTTCACGAGGATAACGTTCACAGAGGTCCAGCTCAGATCTATCCGGCAATTAGAACTGCAATTCACTGTGCAATGATGAAGTCCAATCCGGTTCTCTACGAGCCATACCAGAAGGTTATCATTAACATACCCTACGAGTACATGGGTGCCGTTAGCAGGGAGATAACCCAGAGGAGAGGTCAGCTCGTTGACATGAAGCAGGAGGGTGAGGTAATGACGATAATTGCAGAAGCTCCAGTAGCTGAGATGTTTGGATTTGCAGGTTCAATAAGAAGTGCAACTAGTGGTAGAGCATTATGGAGCACCGAACATGCCGGATTTAAGAGAGTTCCAAATGAGCTTGCTCAGCAAATCATAAGACAGATAAGACAGAGGAAGGGTCTTGATCCAAATCCACCAACTGAGAAAGATGTATGTCCTCTCTTCTGA
- a CDS encoding SDR family oxidoreductase, translating into MLRIDLSGKLAFTTASSKGIGFGVARVLARAGADVIILSRNEENLKRAKEKIKSESNVEVHYIVADLTKMEDLERTIKELKDIGDPDIFFFSTGGPKPGYFMEMSMEDWEGAVKLLLYPAVYLTKALVPGMERKGFGRIVYSTSVAIKEPIPNIALSNVVRIAMAGLVRTLAKELGPKGITVNGIMPGIIRTDRVIQLAQDRAKREGKSVEEALKEYAKPIPLGRLGEPEEIGYLVAFLASELGSYINGAMIPVDGGRLNSVF; encoded by the coding sequence ATGCTAAGGATAGATCTTTCAGGTAAGTTAGCATTTACGACGGCATCGAGCAAGGGAATAGGATTCGGGGTTGCGAGGGTTCTAGCTAGGGCCGGTGCCGATGTCATAATACTCTCAAGAAATGAAGAGAACCTAAAGAGGGCTAAAGAAAAGATAAAGAGCGAGAGCAACGTTGAGGTTCACTATATAGTTGCAGACCTAACAAAAATGGAAGACCTAGAGAGAACGATTAAAGAACTGAAAGACATTGGAGATCCAGATATATTCTTCTTCTCCACAGGCGGGCCAAAGCCAGGATACTTTATGGAGATGAGCATGGAAGACTGGGAAGGGGCCGTTAAGCTTCTCCTTTACCCGGCCGTATACCTCACCAAAGCCTTAGTTCCAGGCATGGAAAGGAAGGGGTTTGGGAGAATAGTGTACTCGACAAGCGTTGCCATAAAAGAGCCGATACCCAACATAGCCCTAAGTAACGTTGTAAGGATAGCGATGGCCGGATTAGTTAGGACACTGGCAAAAGAGCTAGGACCAAAGGGAATAACCGTCAACGGAATAATGCCAGGGATAATAAGGACAGACAGAGTCATTCAACTTGCCCAGGATAGGGCTAAAAGGGAAGGAAAAAGCGTTGAAGAGGCCCTAAAAGAGTACGCAAAGCCTATACCATTGGGAAGACTAGGAGAGCCAGAGGAGATAGGATATCTAGTGGCCTTCCTTGCAAGTGAGTTAGGAAGTTACATAAATGGAGCCATGATCCCCGTAGATGGAGGTAGACTTAATTCGGTATTCTAA
- a CDS encoding MTH1187 family thiamine-binding protein, which translates to MSVIIEFSIVPMGEVSISKYVAEIIKLVRDRGVKYQLTPMGTILEVNSIEEGLSIIRDAHELMFKLGSKRVLTTIRIDERRDKARTMEDKVKSVMEKVESVRE; encoded by the coding sequence ATGAGCGTCATAATCGAATTCTCGATAGTTCCCATGGGGGAAGTTAGCATAAGTAAGTACGTTGCTGAAATAATAAAATTAGTCAGAGATAGAGGGGTGAAATATCAGCTGACTCCAATGGGCACGATACTTGAGGTGAATTCTATTGAGGAGGGATTAAGTATTATTAGGGATGCCCATGAGCTGATGTTCAAGTTAGGCAGTAAGAGAGTTCTAACAACTATTAGAATCGATGAGAGAAGAGATAAAGCTAGGACAATGGAGGATAAGGTAAAATCGGTTATGGAGAAGGTGGAGAGCGTGAGAGAATGA
- a CDS encoding ribosomal biogenesis protein codes for MMLITTSHRPTRRTRSFGHDLERVIPNSLYLTRGKKTIQELLMEAYDRGYERLLIINVWKGNPLKMTFIKVHPEDWGYLGYLYLHGVKLQREMGFKGLNPIREDMPLVITTAKRVGLDHLAFAQVFSELTTGKFVPRGDKSLLSIADRYNTDVLAVIERHPRGIVINFYRLDITKDRPVGPLINVKIWIMEDGRRWDYKEAFGIKVPPRRREFEGKRGEGKNSD; via the coding sequence ATGATGCTAATAACGACTTCCCATAGGCCTACTAGAAGGACAAGGAGTTTTGGTCATGATCTGGAGAGAGTGATTCCTAATTCTCTCTATCTTACTAGAGGGAAAAAGACTATCCAGGAGCTCCTTATGGAAGCTTATGACAGGGGATATGAGAGGTTATTGATAATAAACGTGTGGAAGGGGAACCCCTTAAAGATGACGTTCATTAAGGTTCATCCAGAGGACTGGGGTTATCTTGGTTATCTCTACCTTCATGGTGTTAAGCTTCAGAGGGAGATGGGGTTTAAGGGACTAAATCCAATAAGGGAGGATATGCCCTTAGTTATTACAACGGCGAAGAGAGTTGGTCTCGATCATTTAGCTTTCGCTCAGGTATTTTCTGAGCTTACAACGGGTAAATTTGTCCCGAGGGGAGATAAGAGCTTACTCTCAATTGCGGATAGATATAACACAGATGTTCTCGCTGTTATTGAAAGGCACCCTAGGGGGATTGTAATCAATTTCTACAGGCTTGATATTACTAAGGATAGGCCTGTGGGCCCCTTGATCAATGTAAAGATTTGGATCATGGAGGATGGAAGAAGATGGGACTATAAGGAAGCCTTTGGAATAAAGGTTCCTCCAAGGAGGCGAGAGTTTGAAGGCAAAAGGGGTGAAGGGAAGAATAGTGATTGA
- a CDS encoding DNA-directed RNA polymerase subunit P yields MPEAVYRCAKCGREVKLDLSTTRDLRCPYCGSKILYKPRPKIPRRVKAI; encoded by the coding sequence ATGCCGGAAGCCGTTTATAGATGTGCGAAGTGTGGAAGGGAAGTTAAGCTTGATTTATCAACGACTAGAGATCTTCGCTGTCCATACTGTGGTAGTAAAATCCTCTACAAGCCTAGGCCAAAGATACCGAGAAGGGTTAAGGCAATTTAG
- a CDS encoding inorganic diphosphatase, whose translation MNPFHDLEPGPNVPEVVYALIEIPKGSRNKYELDKETGLLKLDRVLYTPFHYPVDYGIIPRTWYEDGDPFDIMVIMREPTYPLTIIEARPIGLFKMIDSGDKDYKVLAVPVEDPYFKDWKDISDVPKAFLDEIAHFFKRYKELEGKEIIVEGWEGAEAAKREILRAIEMYKEKFGKKE comes from the coding sequence ATGAACCCATTCCACGACCTTGAACCCGGACCAAACGTTCCAGAAGTTGTTTACGCCCTGATAGAGATACCGAAGGGAAGTAGAAACAAGTACGAGCTAGATAAGGAAACGGGATTGTTGAAATTAGATAGGGTTCTCTACACACCGTTTCACTACCCAGTAGACTACGGGATAATACCAAGGACATGGTATGAAGATGGAGATCCCTTTGACATCATGGTAATTATGAGGGAACCAACGTATCCACTAACGATAATAGAGGCCAGGCCGATCGGACTATTTAAAATGATAGACAGCGGAGATAAGGATTATAAGGTACTTGCAGTTCCAGTCGAAGATCCATACTTTAAAGACTGGAAGGATATAAGCGATGTTCCCAAGGCATTCTTAGACGAGATAGCCCACTTCTTCAAGAGGTATAAGGAACTCGAAGGTAAAGAGATAATCGTAGAAGGATGGGAAGGGGCAGAAGCTGCTAAGAGGGAAATTTTAAGGGCTATAGAGATGTATAAGGAGAAATTCGGCAAGAAGGAGTGA
- a CDS encoding deoxyribonuclease IV, which produces MFKIDRLRFGTAGIPISTPKPSTIAGIERVRELGLDAMELEFVRGINIKPELAKKIKYVAEKNDIVLTAHAPYYINLNAKEKEKVEASKRRIIQSAERLYEAGGWSVVFHAGYYLKQPKESVYQKILSALKEIQKELMDKGIKVWLRPELTGKPTQFGDLKELVKLSQELELVLPAIDFAHAHARNKGKCNTEEEWREMLALIENELGREALDNMHIHISGIEYGEKGEKRHLNLEESDLKWEDLLKVLKEFRVKGVIISESPNIEGDAILMKKKWEELKI; this is translated from the coding sequence ATGTTTAAAATAGACAGGCTAAGATTTGGAACTGCTGGAATTCCAATTTCAACGCCAAAGCCATCAACTATAGCTGGAATAGAAAGAGTGAGAGAGTTAGGGCTGGATGCCATGGAATTAGAATTCGTAAGGGGTATTAATATAAAGCCCGAGCTTGCAAAGAAGATAAAGTATGTAGCCGAGAAGAACGACATAGTGCTTACTGCCCATGCCCCCTACTACATCAACCTTAACGCAAAGGAAAAGGAAAAAGTAGAAGCTAGTAAAAGGAGAATAATCCAGTCTGCAGAAAGACTTTACGAAGCTGGAGGATGGAGCGTCGTTTTTCACGCTGGCTATTACCTAAAGCAACCAAAGGAAAGTGTTTATCAGAAGATACTTTCGGCCCTTAAGGAGATACAGAAAGAGCTCATGGACAAGGGTATCAAAGTATGGCTAAGGCCTGAGCTCACAGGTAAGCCAACTCAATTCGGCGATCTTAAAGAGCTTGTAAAGCTTAGTCAAGAGCTTGAGTTAGTTTTACCGGCGATAGACTTTGCCCATGCCCACGCTAGGAATAAAGGGAAATGCAACACGGAAGAAGAGTGGAGAGAAATGCTAGCACTAATTGAGAACGAGTTAGGTAGAGAAGCCCTTGACAATATGCATATCCATATAAGCGGAATAGAGTATGGAGAAAAGGGAGAAAAGAGGCACTTAAACCTTGAAGAAAGTGACCTGAAATGGGAAGATCTACTTAAAGTCCTCAAGGAGTTCAGGGTGAAAGGTGTCATTATTAGTGAGAGCCCAAATATAGAGGGAGACGCTATTCTCATGAAGAAAAAGTGGGAAGAGCTAAAAATTTAA
- a CDS encoding DUF63 family protein, translating into MLRDFFEKYFVNPIKYNTGYNPVNTLTYAIILGIATILVYKGLKKLKIKIDNAFFRALVPYMIFGAFTRALTDASVFPRTYITVSPGIYFLVSLIATPALLIPYKFFKDWRRVFSLFGWGLVLIDVAALLVNLQKVTFNFQVLKYFIPFVTIAEVVIYLLTKKLSIVRDNSYLFYVHFYDATTTFVGVDFMGYWEQHVVPRFLIGLTGTAAVMYVLKFVVLYTALWIMVKLEEEGEEEELLDFIKMVIFILGFAPGTRNLLRMLMGV; encoded by the coding sequence ATGCTGAGGGACTTCTTTGAAAAGTACTTCGTAAATCCAATAAAATATAATACTGGCTATAATCCTGTAAATACTTTAACCTATGCTATAATCCTGGGAATAGCAACCATATTAGTTTACAAGGGATTAAAGAAACTCAAAATAAAAATAGATAATGCTTTTTTTAGAGCGTTAGTTCCTTACATGATCTTTGGAGCATTTACAAGGGCTCTAACTGATGCTAGTGTTTTTCCTAGAACTTACATTACCGTATCTCCTGGCATATATTTCCTAGTGTCTTTAATAGCAACTCCGGCACTCTTAATACCCTATAAATTTTTTAAAGATTGGAGGAGAGTGTTTTCATTATTTGGTTGGGGATTGGTATTAATTGATGTGGCCGCCCTTTTAGTTAATCTCCAGAAAGTTACGTTTAACTTTCAGGTACTCAAGTACTTTATTCCCTTCGTTACCATAGCTGAGGTTGTGATCTATCTCCTAACAAAGAAGCTTTCAATAGTTCGTGATAACTCCTATCTTTTCTACGTTCACTTTTACGATGCAACCACAACATTTGTCGGCGTTGATTTCATGGGGTATTGGGAGCAACACGTTGTTCCTAGATTCCTCATAGGACTTACGGGAACAGCAGCTGTTATGTACGTCCTTAAGTTCGTTGTTTTATATACGGCCCTGTGGATAATGGTGAAGCTTGAAGAGGAGGGTGAAGAGGAGGAGCTTTTAGACTTCATTAAGATGGTGATTTTCATCCTGGGTTTTGCCCCAGGAACTAGAAACCTGTTAAGAATGCTTATGGGGGTTTAG
- a CDS encoding DUF373 family protein, with the protein MKVLVLAIDRDDDFGVKAGVSGPVIGRDKCLDAAVKLSLADPEDSDANSLFAAIKLYDELKESGKFEDVEVALITGSHNVGVESDLELSRQLDKVLKEFPADGVIPVTDGAEDEQIFPIITSKVPILSTRRVVVKQSPGIETTWYIIVRYLKELLSDPEVSKVVLGIPGLIVLLYGIAKIVSIKYPPSAQIVSSTVTGLIMLIVGGYFFAKGFRIKPITSLVRIVSRGLITFIGVVTGFIVMLGGAINVYLTLESIAEKMIGGIPTSELIALLIYLNAVNKYFILGLGIMIAGKIIQEYLRRNPHLWYYIASFLMLPAFWKVIDLITLYSNPLVKKTSGELVGGISLVVIDILISIIISIKLREKVRG; encoded by the coding sequence ATGAAAGTCTTAGTGTTGGCAATAGATAGAGATGATGATTTTGGGGTTAAAGCGGGAGTTAGTGGTCCGGTCATTGGGAGGGATAAATGTCTGGATGCTGCGGTAAAGCTTAGCTTAGCGGATCCTGAGGATAGCGATGCTAATTCCCTATTTGCCGCTATAAAACTCTATGACGAACTTAAGGAAAGTGGAAAGTTTGAGGATGTTGAGGTAGCGTTGATAACAGGTAGTCACAACGTTGGAGTTGAAAGTGACCTTGAGCTTAGTAGGCAACTTGACAAAGTCCTAAAAGAATTTCCGGCAGATGGTGTTATTCCCGTAACAGATGGGGCCGAAGACGAGCAGATCTTTCCAATAATAACCTCTAAAGTTCCAATACTTAGCACGAGGAGGGTAGTTGTAAAACAGAGCCCTGGGATTGAGACCACTTGGTACATAATAGTTAGGTACCTTAAAGAGCTCCTAAGTGATCCTGAGGTTTCTAAAGTCGTTCTTGGGATTCCGGGTTTAATAGTCCTTTTATATGGAATTGCAAAAATAGTGTCGATAAAGTATCCTCCCAGTGCTCAGATAGTGTCTTCCACTGTTACCGGGTTAATAATGCTAATAGTTGGAGGGTATTTCTTTGCTAAAGGCTTTAGAATCAAGCCAATAACATCTCTAGTTAGAATTGTAAGTAGGGGACTAATAACGTTCATAGGAGTGGTTACTGGGTTTATAGTTATGCTCGGTGGTGCGATAAACGTCTACTTAACCCTTGAAAGTATAGCTGAGAAGATGATTGGGGGAATCCCAACAAGCGAGTTAATAGCCCTCTTGATATACTTAAACGCCGTAAACAAATATTTTATCCTTGGGCTCGGAATAATGATCGCTGGGAAAATAATTCAGGAGTATCTGAGGCGTAATCCCCACTTATGGTACTACATAGCAAGCTTCTTGATGCTTCCAGCTTTCTGGAAGGTTATAGATCTAATTACCCTATATTCTAATCCTTTGGTGAAAAAAACTTCTGGAGAATTAGTGGGAGGTATTTCACTGGTCGTTATAGACATTCTAATAAGCATCATCATAAGCATAAAATTAAGAGAAAAGGTTCGTGGCTAG
- a CDS encoding preprotein translocase subunit Sec61beta yields the protein MAKEKTTLPPTGAGLMRFFDEDTRAIKITPKGAIALVLILIIFEILLHVVGPRIFG from the coding sequence ATGGCCAAGGAAAAGACAACGTTGCCGCCAACAGGTGCTGGGTTAATGAGATTCTTCGACGAGGATACTAGGGCAATAAAAATAACTCCAAAGGGAGCGATAGCCCTAGTATTGATATTGATCATATTCGAAATTCTCCTCCATGTCGTTGGGCCTAGGATATTTGGTTAG
- a CDS encoding M24 family metallopeptidase, with amino-acid sequence MRGDKKIFKKRVERFQELLKENNIDGAVIRTLSSFIYFTGTKWLRPSLLIPAEGEPRVLVVKGEAELFKERSWIEDVVEYQKAEELMLTVVKWIRENEMKRVGLEFGIERDAYLIFYKIFLRLNPTVEVVDILDLTMKLRMIKDEWELDNIRKAGKIALKGMRVAEEEIKPGRTELEIAAEVTRELMLNGSEDPKVYVSVTPRAHAEPFRDLKVPENGVVTVVIGTDWNHYYANMARTFIIGDPGERVKKAIEVKKEAIKLALEETKVGVPISTVEKKIEQFFKERGFGDYHLSGYTHGVGLLIEEPPIATIVVPQRAAKIQENMVLSIIHPPLMLPEGAIKYENTYIVKKDGLERVT; translated from the coding sequence ATGAGGGGAGATAAAAAGATATTCAAGAAGAGAGTTGAACGTTTCCAGGAACTACTCAAGGAGAACAACATAGATGGAGCTGTTATAAGGACCCTATCGAGCTTTATCTACTTTACTGGAACTAAGTGGTTAAGGCCAAGCTTGTTAATTCCAGCAGAAGGAGAACCGAGGGTTCTTGTAGTTAAAGGGGAGGCTGAGCTGTTTAAGGAAAGAAGCTGGATAGAAGACGTTGTCGAATACCAGAAAGCCGAAGAGCTAATGCTCACTGTAGTTAAGTGGATAAGAGAGAATGAAATGAAAAGGGTGGGCCTCGAGTTTGGAATAGAAAGAGATGCTTACTTAATATTTTACAAGATATTCTTGAGGCTTAATCCAACGGTTGAAGTTGTGGATATCCTAGACCTTACAATGAAGCTTAGGATGATAAAAGATGAATGGGAACTTGATAATATAAGAAAAGCTGGAAAGATAGCCTTAAAAGGCATGAGAGTGGCCGAAGAGGAAATAAAACCTGGGAGAACAGAACTCGAAATAGCGGCCGAAGTAACCAGGGAATTAATGCTTAATGGTAGTGAAGATCCAAAGGTCTATGTCTCAGTAACACCTAGGGCCCACGCTGAACCTTTTAGGGATTTGAAGGTTCCCGAAAATGGAGTTGTTACGGTGGTTATAGGAACTGACTGGAATCACTACTATGCAAATATGGCGAGAACGTTCATAATTGGCGATCCTGGAGAGAGAGTTAAGAAGGCAATAGAAGTTAAAAAAGAAGCAATAAAGCTAGCTTTAGAGGAGACAAAAGTTGGAGTTCCAATATCAACAGTCGAAAAGAAGATAGAGCAGTTTTTTAAGGAAAGAGGGTTCGGGGATTATCATTTGAGTGGATACACTCATGGAGTTGGATTGCTAATAGAAGAACCCCCTATAGCCACCATTGTCGTCCCACAGAGGGCTGCTAAGATACAGGAAAATATGGTACTTAGTATAATCCATCCACCACTAATGCTTCCAGAAGGGGCAATAAAGTATGAAAACACTTACATAGTAAAGAAAGATGGGCTAGAAAGGGTTACCTAG
- the pcc1 gene encoding KEOPS complex subunit Pcc1 codes for MKAKGVKGRIVIEFPSEDIARIIHEAVFYEHVSVPYRRSRISFERDKNKIILEIIATDSSAMRGTVNSYLRWIKVAMDAIDI; via the coding sequence TTGAAGGCAAAAGGGGTGAAGGGAAGAATAGTGATTGAGTTTCCCTCCGAGGATATAGCAAGGATCATTCATGAGGCCGTTTTCTATGAGCACGTTAGCGTCCCCTATAGAAGGAGTAGGATTAGCTTCGAGAGGGATAAAAATAAGATAATTTTAGAAATCATAGCAACTGATTCTTCTGCCATGCGGGGAACTGTTAATTCCTACCTTAGATGGATTAAGGTTGCAATGGATGCTATTGACATCTAA
- a CDS encoding bifunctional fructose-bisphosphatase/inositol-phosphate phosphatase: MSVKTWRKIAIDIIRDFDHNIMPLFGNPKASETISISPSGDETKVVDKVAENIIISKFKDLGVNVVSEEIGRIDQGSDYTVVVDPLDGSYNFINGIPFFAVSVAIFHEKDPIYAFIYEPIVERLYEGIPGKGSYLNGEKIKVRELAEKPSISFYTKGKGTKIIDKVKRTRTLGAIALELAYLARGALDAVVDIRNYLRPTDIAAGVVIAREAGAIVKDLDGKDVEITFSATEKVNIIAANNEELLETILRSIEK, from the coding sequence ATGAGCGTGAAAACTTGGAGGAAGATTGCAATCGACATTATAAGGGATTTTGACCATAATATAATGCCCCTATTTGGAAATCCAAAGGCCTCTGAGACGATCTCCATAAGCCCCAGCGGAGATGAGACCAAGGTCGTTGATAAGGTTGCCGAGAACATAATAATAAGTAAGTTCAAGGATTTAGGAGTTAATGTCGTCAGCGAGGAGATAGGGAGAATAGACCAGGGAAGTGATTACACGGTTGTTGTCGATCCTTTAGATGGCTCCTATAATTTCATAAATGGGATACCATTCTTTGCGGTTAGCGTTGCAATATTTCACGAAAAGGATCCAATATATGCATTCATATACGAGCCAATCGTGGAGAGGCTCTATGAGGGTATCCCTGGAAAAGGATCCTACTTGAATGGTGAGAAGATCAAGGTAAGGGAACTAGCGGAGAAACCATCTATAAGCTTCTATACAAAGGGAAAGGGCACAAAAATCATTGATAAGGTGAAGAGGACAAGAACGTTAGGGGCTATAGCATTGGAATTAGCTTACTTGGCAAGGGGAGCCTTGGATGCTGTCGTCGATATAAGGAATTACTTGAGACCTACGGATATAGCAGCAGGGGTCGTGATAGCTAGGGAAGCAGGGGCCATAGTTAAGGATCTCGATGGTAAGGATGTTGAGATAACGTTTAGTGCAACTGAAAAAGTTAACATAATAGCCGCTAATAATGAGGAGCTCCTGGAAACCATTTTAAGGTCAATTGAGAAGTGA
- a CDS encoding 50S ribosomal protein L37ae: MSGTKKVGSAGRFGARYGLKIRRRVAAVEAKMRQKHVCPVCGRRAVKRISTGIWQCTKCGAIFAGGAYLPVTPAGKVARRIME, from the coding sequence ATGAGTGGAACAAAGAAGGTAGGTTCCGCGGGAAGATTTGGAGCAAGATACGGTCTTAAGATCAGGAGAAGAGTTGCAGCAGTGGAGGCAAAAATGAGACAAAAGCATGTTTGTCCAGTTTGCGGTAGAAGGGCTGTAAAAAGGATCAGTACTGGGATCTGGCAATGTACGAAGTGTGGGGCAATATTTGCGGGTGGTGCTTATCTCCCAGTCACTCCGGCCGGTAAGGTTGCTAGAAGAATTATGGAGTGA